Proteins co-encoded in one Dryobates pubescens isolate bDryPub1 chromosome 4, bDryPub1.pri, whole genome shotgun sequence genomic window:
- the ZC3H7A gene encoding zinc finger CCCH domain-containing protein 7A isoform X1 has product MSNVSEERNTRQQDIKKGLQFIESTLPYPGTQEQYELFIRELVRNLFNEGNDVYREGDWRGSLSHYTEAINIADYANSEEIHVSDDILEKLHVNRIACFSNMGLHEKVLESCEIALRLNENNFRALYRKAKALNELGSYKKAYDAVAKCSLAVPQDESVIKLTQELAQKLGLKIRKAYVRAKPPSSNAVSSDVSAQNSSSVEDIELDLSDQKQELVSAASSSNFVSEVSKVSSVPVPSLSSVMPLQVEKVSLPSAVLANGGNVSFSMSEACLDCGDGDIIIGEELDELLDSVPDPDESVMQTTGARGPVPAGSVAPSVPFSASLLGTLPVNAGFVPSPSLSEIFSQPLASSLDNFCSPLSTFSISDPKRDLPSSASRDGTPTLSSNNSPLFINGPSSLFGSENYMGIAGQARNDFSNVFSSGSANIPVSSALVARNPLEGTHELRQACQLCFVKKGPKLLDYAYHPSLEHKCKKDILIGRIKNSEDKSWKKIRPRPTKTQYVGPYYICKDVAAEEECRYPGHCTFAYCQEEIDVWTLERKGAFSREALFGGNGKINLTVSRLLQEHHGLFMFLCEKCFDHKPRIISKRNKDNSSSCSHPAMHDFEENKCLVHILRETMVKYSKIRPFQVRCQLDLCRHEVHYGCLREDKCFYAHSLVELKVWIMQKETGISHDTIVQESKKYWQNMEASAHGSQILGNQMKYGSLNLKMKFVCGQCWRNGQVNEPDRNKKYCSAKARHPWTKDRRVVLVMSNERKKWMTIRPLPAKKQVPLQFDLCNHIASGKKCQYDGNCSFAHSPEEREMWTYMKENSIQDLEQLYDIWLKSQKPEKGDDTAAQSNKENGKQIHMPTDYAEVTVDFHCWMCGKNCNSEKQWQGHISSEKHKEKVFHTEDDQNCWQYRFPTGYFSICDRYMAGTCTEGNNCKFAHGNAELHEWEERRQVLRMKLSKARKDHLIAPSDNDFGKYSFLFKDLN; this is encoded by the exons ATGTCCAATGTGTCAGAAGAGAGAAACACTAGACAACAGGACATTAAGAAAGGACTCCAGTTTATAGA ATCTACTCTGCCCTATCCAGGGACTCAAGAACAGTATGAG TTATTTATACGAGAGCTTGTTAGAAATCTTTTTAATGAAGGTAATGATGTATATCGAGAAGGTGATTGGAGAGGATCACTGAGTCATTATACAGAAGCTATAAACATAGCTGATTATGCTAATTCTGAAGAAATCCATGTTTCTGACGATATTTTAGAGAAGCTGCATGTGAACAGGATAGCATGTTTTTCAAATATG GGGTTGCATGAAAAAGTTCTAGAAAGCTGTGAGATAGCATTACGATTGAATGAAAACAATTTCAGAGCGCTCTATCGGAAAGCAAAAGCTTTGAATGAGCTGGGAAGTTATAAGAAGGCTTATGATGCAGTGGCAAAATGTTCTCTTGCTGTGCCACAG GATGAAAGTGTGATTAAGCTGACCCAAGAACTAGCTCAAAAACTGGGGTTAAAAATAAGGAAAGCATATGTAAGAGCAAAG CCACCTTCCTCAAATGCAGTTTCTAGTGATGTATCAGCTCAG AATTCTTCTTCTGTAGAAGATATTGAATTAG ATTTATCTGACCAGAAGCAAgagttggtttctgctgcttcttcatcAAACTTTGTTTCTGAAGTGTCTAAAGTGTCATCAGTACCTGTACCATCTTTATCTTCTGTTATGCCTCTTCAAGTGGAAAAGGTTTCTTTGccttctgcagtgctggcaAATGGAGGGAATGTTTCTTTCTCTATGTCAGAAGCATGTCTAGATTGTGGTGATGGAGATATAATTATTGGGGAAGAACTTGATGAATTACTTGATTCTGTGCCTGATCCAGATGAAAGTGTAATG caAACTACAGGAGCCAGAGGACCTGTTCCTGCAGGAAGTGTAGCTCCTAGTGTAcctttctctgcctctttgttGGGGACACTACCAGTTAATGCAGGATTTGTTCCTTCACCTTCTCTTTCAGAAATCTTTTCACAGCCTTTAGCTTCTTCACTGGACAATTTTTGTTCACCATTAAGCACCTTTTCAATCAGTGACCCAAAAAGAG ACCTTCCAAGTTCAGCTTCTAGAGATGGAACACCAACACTTAGCAGCAATAATTCCCCATTGTTT ATAAATGGACCTAGCAGTTTGTTTGGGTCTGAAAATTACATGGGAATTGCTGGCCAAGCTAGAAATGATTTTTCAAATGTTTTTAGTAGTGGAAGTGCTAATATACCTGTGTCTTCAGCACTTGTGGCAAGAAATCCATTAGAAGGCACACATGAGCTAAGACAGGCCTGCCAGTTATGTTTTGTCAAAAAAG GTCCTAAATTATTGGATTATGCTTACCATCCCAGTTTAGAACATAAATGTAAGAAGGATATTCTAATTGGCAGAATAAAAAACTCTGAAGATAAGTCATGGAAAAAAATACGCCCAAGACCAACAAAGACACAGTATGTGGGACCGTATTATATATGCAAAG ATGTTGCTGCTGAAGAGGAGTGCAGATATCCAGGTCACTGCACGTTTGCATATTGCCAAGAGGAAATTGATGTGTGGACACTGGAGCGCAAAGGAGCCTTTAGTCGGGAAGCTCTTTTTGGAGGAAATGGAAAAATCAACCTGACTGTGTCCCGACTTCTTCAAGAACATCATGGATTATTTATGTTTCTTTGTGAG AAATGTTTTGATCACAAACCTAGAATAATAAGCAAAAGGAACAAGGATAACTCATCTTCTTGTTCTCACCCTGCTATGCATGACTTTGAAGAAAACAA GTGCCTTGTCCATATTCTGCGAGAAACTATGGTGAAATATTCCAAAATCCGCCCTTTTCAAGTTCGATGTCAGCTTGACTTGTGCAGACATGAGGTGCATTACGGCTGTTTACGAGAGGATAAATGCTTTTATGCTCACAGTCTGGTAGAGCTTAAAGTCTGGATAATGCAAAAAGAAACAG GTATTTCACATGATACTATTGTTCAAGAATCAAAGAAATACTGGCAGAACATGGAAGCTAGTGCCCATGGATCACag ATCCTTGGGAACCAAATGAAATATGGATCACTTAATCTGAAGATGAAGTTTGTTTGTGGTCAGTGCTGGAGAAATGGTCAAGTTAATGAACcagacagaaacaaaaaatactGCAGTGCAAAGGCCAGACACCC GTGGACCAAAGATCGCCGTGTGGTGCTAGTAATGTCTAATGAACGTAAGAAGTGGATGACCATCCGTCCTCTTCCTGCAAAGAAACAAGTGCCTCTGCAATTTGAT TTGTGCAATCATATTGCTTCAGGCAAGAAATGTCAGTATGATGGGAACTGCTCATTTGCtcacagccctgaggaaagaGAGATGTGGACATACATGAAGGAAAACAGCA TTCAAGACTTGGAGCAGTTGTATGACATATGGCTAAAAAGTCAAAAACCAGAAAAAGGAGATGATACAGCTGCTCAGTCAAATAAAGAAAATGGGAAGCAAATTCACATGCCAACTGACTATGCTGAAGTTACA GTGGATTTTCACTGTTGGATGTGTGGGAAGAACTGTAATAGTGAGAAGCAATGGCAGGGTCACATTTCTTCAGAAAAGCATAAAGAGAAGGTTTTCCACACTGAGGACGATCAAAACTGCTGGCAGTATCGCTTTCCAACCGGCTATTTTAGCATTTGTGATAG ATATATGGCTGGTACTTGCACTGAAGGAAACAACTGTAAATTTGCCCATGGCAATGCTGAACTCCATGAGTGGGAAGAACGAAGACAAGTTTTAAGAATGAAGCTCAGCAAAGCAAGAAAAGACCACTTGATTGCTCCCAGTGATAATGACTTTGGAAAATATAGTTTTTTGTTTAAAGATTTAAACTAA
- the ZC3H7A gene encoding zinc finger CCCH domain-containing protein 7A isoform X2: MSNVSEERNTRQQDIKKGLQFIESTLPYPGTQEQYELFIRELVRNLFNEGNDVYREGDWRGSLSHYTEAINIADYANSEEIHVSDDILEKLHVNRIACFSNMGLHEKVLESCEIALRLNENNFRALYRKAKALNELGSYKKAYDAVAKCSLAVPQDESVIKLTQELAQKLGLKIRKAYVRAKPPSSNAVSSDVSAQNSSSVEDIELDLSDQKQELVSAASSSNFVSEVSKVSSVPVPSLSSVMPLQVEKVSLPSAVLANGGNVSFSMSEACLDCGDGDIIIGEELDELLDSVPDPDESVMQTTGARGPVPAGSVAPSVPFSASLLGTLPVNAGFVPSPSLSEIFSQPLASSLDNFCSPLSTFSISDPKRDLPSSASRDGTPTLSSNNSPLFINGPSSLFGSENYMGIAGQARNDFSNVFSSGSANIPVSSALVARNPLEGTHELRQACQLCFVKKGPKLLDYAYHPSLEHKCKKDILIGRIKNSEDKSWKKIRPRPTKTQYVGPYYICKDVAAEEECRYPGHCTFAYCQEEIDVWTLERKGAFSREALFGGNGKINLTVSRLLQEHHGLFMFLCEKCFDHKPRIISKRNKDNSSSCSHPAMHDFEENKCLVHILRETMVKYSKIRPFQVRCQLDLCRHEVHYGCLREDKCFYAHSLVELKVWIMQKETGISHDTIVQESKKYWQNMEASAHGSQILGNQMKYGSLNLKMKFVCGQCWRNGQVNEPDRNKKYCSAKARHPWTKDRRVVLVMSNERKKWMTIRPLPAKKQVPLQFDLCNHIASGKKCQYDGNCSFAHSPEEREMWTYMKENSTSALISSRLGAVV, from the exons ATGTCCAATGTGTCAGAAGAGAGAAACACTAGACAACAGGACATTAAGAAAGGACTCCAGTTTATAGA ATCTACTCTGCCCTATCCAGGGACTCAAGAACAGTATGAG TTATTTATACGAGAGCTTGTTAGAAATCTTTTTAATGAAGGTAATGATGTATATCGAGAAGGTGATTGGAGAGGATCACTGAGTCATTATACAGAAGCTATAAACATAGCTGATTATGCTAATTCTGAAGAAATCCATGTTTCTGACGATATTTTAGAGAAGCTGCATGTGAACAGGATAGCATGTTTTTCAAATATG GGGTTGCATGAAAAAGTTCTAGAAAGCTGTGAGATAGCATTACGATTGAATGAAAACAATTTCAGAGCGCTCTATCGGAAAGCAAAAGCTTTGAATGAGCTGGGAAGTTATAAGAAGGCTTATGATGCAGTGGCAAAATGTTCTCTTGCTGTGCCACAG GATGAAAGTGTGATTAAGCTGACCCAAGAACTAGCTCAAAAACTGGGGTTAAAAATAAGGAAAGCATATGTAAGAGCAAAG CCACCTTCCTCAAATGCAGTTTCTAGTGATGTATCAGCTCAG AATTCTTCTTCTGTAGAAGATATTGAATTAG ATTTATCTGACCAGAAGCAAgagttggtttctgctgcttcttcatcAAACTTTGTTTCTGAAGTGTCTAAAGTGTCATCAGTACCTGTACCATCTTTATCTTCTGTTATGCCTCTTCAAGTGGAAAAGGTTTCTTTGccttctgcagtgctggcaAATGGAGGGAATGTTTCTTTCTCTATGTCAGAAGCATGTCTAGATTGTGGTGATGGAGATATAATTATTGGGGAAGAACTTGATGAATTACTTGATTCTGTGCCTGATCCAGATGAAAGTGTAATG caAACTACAGGAGCCAGAGGACCTGTTCCTGCAGGAAGTGTAGCTCCTAGTGTAcctttctctgcctctttgttGGGGACACTACCAGTTAATGCAGGATTTGTTCCTTCACCTTCTCTTTCAGAAATCTTTTCACAGCCTTTAGCTTCTTCACTGGACAATTTTTGTTCACCATTAAGCACCTTTTCAATCAGTGACCCAAAAAGAG ACCTTCCAAGTTCAGCTTCTAGAGATGGAACACCAACACTTAGCAGCAATAATTCCCCATTGTTT ATAAATGGACCTAGCAGTTTGTTTGGGTCTGAAAATTACATGGGAATTGCTGGCCAAGCTAGAAATGATTTTTCAAATGTTTTTAGTAGTGGAAGTGCTAATATACCTGTGTCTTCAGCACTTGTGGCAAGAAATCCATTAGAAGGCACACATGAGCTAAGACAGGCCTGCCAGTTATGTTTTGTCAAAAAAG GTCCTAAATTATTGGATTATGCTTACCATCCCAGTTTAGAACATAAATGTAAGAAGGATATTCTAATTGGCAGAATAAAAAACTCTGAAGATAAGTCATGGAAAAAAATACGCCCAAGACCAACAAAGACACAGTATGTGGGACCGTATTATATATGCAAAG ATGTTGCTGCTGAAGAGGAGTGCAGATATCCAGGTCACTGCACGTTTGCATATTGCCAAGAGGAAATTGATGTGTGGACACTGGAGCGCAAAGGAGCCTTTAGTCGGGAAGCTCTTTTTGGAGGAAATGGAAAAATCAACCTGACTGTGTCCCGACTTCTTCAAGAACATCATGGATTATTTATGTTTCTTTGTGAG AAATGTTTTGATCACAAACCTAGAATAATAAGCAAAAGGAACAAGGATAACTCATCTTCTTGTTCTCACCCTGCTATGCATGACTTTGAAGAAAACAA GTGCCTTGTCCATATTCTGCGAGAAACTATGGTGAAATATTCCAAAATCCGCCCTTTTCAAGTTCGATGTCAGCTTGACTTGTGCAGACATGAGGTGCATTACGGCTGTTTACGAGAGGATAAATGCTTTTATGCTCACAGTCTGGTAGAGCTTAAAGTCTGGATAATGCAAAAAGAAACAG GTATTTCACATGATACTATTGTTCAAGAATCAAAGAAATACTGGCAGAACATGGAAGCTAGTGCCCATGGATCACag ATCCTTGGGAACCAAATGAAATATGGATCACTTAATCTGAAGATGAAGTTTGTTTGTGGTCAGTGCTGGAGAAATGGTCAAGTTAATGAACcagacagaaacaaaaaatactGCAGTGCAAAGGCCAGACACCC GTGGACCAAAGATCGCCGTGTGGTGCTAGTAATGTCTAATGAACGTAAGAAGTGGATGACCATCCGTCCTCTTCCTGCAAAGAAACAAGTGCCTCTGCAATTTGAT TTGTGCAATCATATTGCTTCAGGCAAGAAATGTCAGTATGATGGGAACTGCTCATTTGCtcacagccctgaggaaagaGAGATGTGGACATACATGAAGGAAAACAGCA CTTCTGCTCTCATTAGTTCAAGACTTGGAGCAGTTGTATGA